The Halobellus sp. MBLA0158 genome has a window encoding:
- a CDS encoding carbon starvation CstA family protein, with product MVQVLWLVIAVLVLFSVGYIGYSKYLAQFVDLDDSRETPAHKYEDGQEYVPSKKPVLLGHHYSSIAGGAPIVGPITAGVLWGWVPALAWIAIGNPLMGAVHDFSALSASLRHEGKSIGYIIGEYVGERGKNMLLWFAFLTIILVVAVFALVVAIVFNAFPQAATASLIYIGLALLLGAWLYQFDLPFLAGTGLFVALMFVGVWVGIQYPLALVPGGEYPAGTIVLFGSDMSWLPAAGAFGANTAAWIPIILIYGAIASALPVWMLLQPRDYLSSFLLYTGVGGGLLAVIVGTLLGTSSQPLVTSLEPFYGFTARNGNPLFPLLFITIACGTISGFHSLVSSGTTAKQLNRETDARAIGYGGMLGEGLLATLALITVALVAPDVGGGIGLALPTFASGGAILLTSFGIPTSFGGPFMALVLVSFLLTSTDTAVRLGRYMMEEIIETPETSVQSFAADRYGNAAVQTIPAYVLIASGSWSTLWQLFGGANQLLAALALLTATVWLANWNDSKQLLSTGGPMAAMVVITVSGLLWLAFKTNLYDKFLNPEWMASAGLVQMLSAATQIVLALVLVYLGLSLVKMGYENIQSVRSGEQSGGFSPGDD from the coding sequence ATGGTTCAGGTGCTATGGCTCGTCATAGCGGTACTCGTACTGTTCAGCGTAGGGTACATCGGGTACTCGAAATACCTCGCGCAGTTCGTCGACCTCGACGACAGTCGTGAGACACCGGCACACAAGTACGAGGACGGACAGGAGTATGTCCCATCTAAGAAACCTGTCCTCCTCGGCCACCACTACTCCAGCATCGCCGGCGGGGCGCCGATCGTCGGCCCGATCACCGCGGGCGTCCTCTGGGGCTGGGTGCCCGCGCTTGCGTGGATCGCGATCGGCAATCCGCTGATGGGCGCCGTCCACGACTTCTCGGCGCTGTCGGCCAGCCTCCGACACGAGGGGAAGTCGATCGGCTATATCATCGGCGAGTACGTCGGCGAGCGCGGCAAGAACATGCTCCTGTGGTTCGCGTTCCTGACGATCATCCTCGTCGTGGCGGTGTTCGCCCTCGTCGTGGCGATCGTCTTCAACGCCTTCCCGCAGGCGGCGACCGCCAGCCTGATCTACATCGGGCTCGCGCTCCTGCTCGGCGCGTGGCTCTACCAGTTCGACCTCCCGTTCCTCGCGGGGACCGGGCTGTTCGTCGCGCTGATGTTCGTCGGCGTCTGGGTCGGCATCCAGTACCCGCTCGCGCTGGTGCCCGGCGGCGAGTATCCGGCCGGCACGATCGTCCTCTTCGGCTCCGATATGTCGTGGCTCCCGGCGGCGGGTGCCTTCGGCGCCAACACGGCCGCGTGGATCCCGATCATCCTGATCTACGGGGCGATCGCGAGCGCACTTCCAGTGTGGATGCTGCTCCAGCCGCGTGACTACCTCTCGTCGTTCCTCCTGTACACCGGAGTCGGCGGCGGGCTGCTCGCGGTCATCGTCGGCACGCTCCTCGGCACGTCGAGCCAGCCGCTCGTGACCAGCCTCGAACCGTTCTACGGATTCACCGCGCGCAACGGGAACCCGCTGTTCCCGCTGCTGTTCATCACGATCGCCTGCGGGACGATCAGCGGCTTCCACTCGCTGGTCTCCTCGGGCACGACCGCGAAGCAGCTGAACCGCGAGACCGACGCCCGCGCGATCGGCTACGGCGGGATGCTCGGCGAGGGCCTCCTCGCGACGCTCGCGCTCATCACGGTCGCGCTCGTCGCGCCCGACGTCGGCGGCGGCATCGGCCTGGCGCTGCCGACGTTCGCCTCCGGCGGCGCGATCCTGCTCACGAGCTTCGGCATCCCGACCTCCTTCGGGGGGCCGTTCATGGCGCTCGTGCTCGTGAGCTTCCTCCTCACCTCGACCGACACGGCCGTCCGCCTCGGCCGCTATATGATGGAGGAGATCATCGAGACGCCCGAGACGTCCGTCCAGTCGTTCGCCGCGGACCGCTACGGCAACGCCGCGGTCCAGACCATCCCGGCGTACGTCCTCATCGCCAGCGGCTCGTGGTCGACGCTCTGGCAGCTCTTCGGCGGCGCCAATCAGCTGCTCGCCGCGCTGGCGCTGCTCACCGCGACGGTCTGGCTGGCGAACTGGAACGACTCCAAGCAGCTCCTCAGCACCGGCGGCCCGATGGCGGCGATGGTCGTCATCACGGTCTCCGGCCTGCTGTGGCTCGCGTTCAAGACGAACCTCTACGACAAGTTCCTGAATCCCGAGTGGATGGCGAGTGCGGGCCTCGTC
- a CDS encoding ArsA family ATPase: protein MRKHVFFGGKGGVGKTTMSSAYALRCARADLSTLIVSTDPAHSTSDVFDQQFDDDPASVEGIENLDAMEIDPEAETERHLMETKRAMSDQVSAAMVNEIDRQIEMAHQTPGAYEAALMDRFIDVMREADDYDRVVFDTSPTGGTLRLLSLPEMLEGWIDRLAHKREKAIELYERAAIGNNEPRRMMDGDPILDRLRTRKERFEFAGDRLRNDAAFFLVVNPDELSLRETSRAIDELQSYGLDVRGLAVNRLTPEPEDHEEGRGARFLRDRVETEREHLDELRESFGPPVVAEVETRVSEVKGSILETVASELDIDVGVEPASAPE, encoded by the coding sequence ATGCGCAAACACGTCTTCTTCGGCGGCAAGGGCGGCGTCGGCAAGACCACGATGTCGTCGGCGTACGCGCTCCGCTGTGCCCGCGCGGACCTCAGCACCCTGATCGTCTCGACGGACCCGGCCCACAGCACCTCAGACGTCTTCGACCAGCAGTTCGACGACGACCCCGCGTCGGTCGAGGGGATCGAGAACCTCGACGCGATGGAGATCGACCCCGAGGCCGAGACCGAGCGGCACCTGATGGAGACGAAACGGGCGATGAGCGACCAGGTGAGCGCCGCGATGGTCAACGAGATCGACCGCCAGATCGAGATGGCCCACCAGACGCCCGGCGCCTACGAGGCCGCGCTGATGGACCGCTTCATCGACGTGATGCGCGAGGCCGACGACTACGACCGCGTCGTCTTCGACACCTCCCCGACCGGAGGGACGCTTCGCCTCCTCTCCCTGCCGGAGATGCTGGAGGGCTGGATCGACCGGCTCGCCCACAAGCGCGAGAAGGCGATCGAACTCTACGAGCGGGCGGCCATCGGCAACAACGAGCCCCGGCGGATGATGGACGGCGATCCGATCCTCGACCGGCTGCGCACCCGCAAGGAGCGCTTCGAGTTCGCCGGCGATCGACTGCGAAACGACGCGGCCTTCTTCCTCGTGGTCAACCCCGACGAGCTGTCGCTCCGTGAGACGAGCCGCGCCATCGACGAACTCCAGTCCTACGGGCTCGACGTCCGCGGGCTCGCGGTCAATCGGCTCACGCCCGAGCCCGAAGACCACGAGGAGGGCCGCGGCGCCCGCTTCCTCCGCGACCGGGTCGAGACCGAGCGCGAACACCTCGACGAACTCCGCGAGTCGTTCGGCCCGCCGGTCGTCGCCGAGGTCGAGACCCGCGTCTCCGAGGTGAAGGGGAGCATCCTCGAAACGGTCGCGTCTGAGCTCGACATCGACGTCGGCGTCGAGCCCGCCTCGGCCCCCGAGTGA